A stretch of DNA from Labrus mixtus chromosome 6, fLabMix1.1, whole genome shotgun sequence:
GAAAGCCACTCTGATTAATTAGCATTTGGAGGTCTCGTACTCACAGCCATTCAGAATATGTTAAAACATCAGCAGGAGGAAGATAATTAAAGAGTGTCTAAATCATTTCACAAACCTGAATATAGATTTGTCTTAAGCATTAAACGCTCACCTGCTCAAGTTCTATGCAGCCTTACTGCTGCACAGTTAATGCACCTATATGCTGCTAAAGGTGTTTCTGGATCTTCATAGGACCACTATGCTCCtgtataataatgataaaaagtAACAGAGGTTCCATTACATTAAAAGGACAAAAGTCTTAATTTCAGATATGTGtcgattaaaaatgtttcacttgaAAAAATGTTTGGGTCTCAACAAAGAACCGTCAGATTCAAAGTAGAGGTTGCACAAAATCTCAACGTTAGTCCCCATATTTAAACGCTAGGTTTTCCATTATTGAAAttccaaatgtatttttctttgtggGAGGAGGTAATGTGAGCTGGTTTGGTTGTACCTGAAACTCTTAAGATTGAGCCATCAtgacaaaagaggaaaaactctGTCAGAAATATGGAGTTCTCTGATAAAGATTCAATACACAGTTGCAGGTTTCTTCGATGTGAAAAGTGACAGTACAATCCAGAGTGACAGATTTatgtttgaatatattttggCCTCTACATTGTAGATTCACATTGTGTCATAATCAACAATGAAACACTGTTCCATATTGTGATCCATATTAACTCAGTCATACCACTCACAGCACAAACATGTATACTTGGAGACCTCCATAGCTTTAATGATGTTTcctcaaagaacaaaaaaatgtttctctctgtttgtatggtcacaaaaaaagtcatcatGGCTAATTGGATTGAATTAAACGCACCATCTTATAAAGAATGGATCACTGAAGCAATGGTAATAACCAGGTTAGAAAAGGTAGCTTTCAGGCTGCAAAATAACAAGCAGGAATACACAGAAACATGGGCTTCACTGGAAAATTATTTAATATCActaacaataaacaacaacaaaataattcattaattaaaacaatagaaATATGTATGACTGTGTacgtttgtgtgtatatatatatgtatatatatatgactgTATATATGCATGTAAATATATGCCATCATCACTCAAGTTTTACTTAGCGTttgcaaaatgtcttgtttcttGATCTGCCAAGtgattctctttttctttttctgcggCTTATTTCAATACAATTCTTAGCTTTCCTGGTTTACGGTTAGATGAAACCTGTTCGGTTACAAATGTTTGCTGATATGTTGAGTAACTGATTCTTCCTTCTGTTTACTATCTTTGTTATCTTCCATTTATAAAGATTGGGGtgggatggggaggggggaggggggagggcaggaactggtttgatggttgatggagGCGGTAAGGGTCttgcttttctgcttttttactttttgttcgtttttgttttgctttgtttcttttgtttgttttttctttgttttactgtgttttgttttgtcctggCTTTATGGAGCGGTGAAGTGtacctcttgtgtttttgtttgtctattgGGTGTTActataataaaaatgataaaaaaaacaaaaaaacaatgaaacactgtttactacttttttttttttaccactgctCGAACATCTCCCTCTGATTGGCTTTTTCTACACAACAATAGCAGCCAGTGGTGATGGAAGTTCTGGTACTTAAAGCCCTCTGACATACCAAactaagggaaaaaaaactatataATTAAAACGAATCGAGATAAACTTAGagcattttttaattattattttattatacacCTTCCAGGTTTGAAAAAGTGATGTCGTTGTCAAAATTAAGAAGTTTAGATGGAGTTGTATTCCCTATGCATGCTTTAAGCTCtgtgtatatatacagtacatattcCCATTTCCCATTCACAGATATAGTTATGTTTACATGTGTCTACATCTGTCTGATCACTGCCCACACATCTTTATCTATTTTGTAATTTAACTTTTGTATTCAacttgacactttatatttttggtTTAAATTTGTTGTCTACCTGCACTGTAGTTATTTTACTGCTATGTGTGCATTTGAATtgcccaaaataaaaataaagttttttgaatttacTTTAATTATATTTCCCAAAAAACAAGGGATGGTCTCACTTAGCAGGTGCATCAAATCCTGTTATTGCAGTCCTGGTAAAAGCTCATATATGTAAATGCAGCCAGTATACAGTACAGTGCAGGCTCTTTCAAAGAACACATTATACAACCGTTTCACAGGCTGAGTCATACTGCTCATGATGACTAAACTTGACTCAATGTGTAGAATCTGTCTAGTGCCTCTTTAACATCAAATGTAGAATCCCAGTGAACtgtaataaaacatattttaattcaGACTGTGCACGGGTAAATTGTGTTTTGTAAGTTTGTGTCAGACATAGTGAACTCTGTTTATTGAATGGTAATATGTGATAATCTTATGGTAATAGGACTGATGCCATCTCAAAACTGAAAATCCTTATCGGCTGGATGAGCGCATGGATTTAGTGGGACTTTGGAATATAGATTCATACTCCCTTCAGTTTGCAGCATCTCTACATGCTGTACTGTATACAGCTGTCTTCTAGACTGATGTGCCTGTGAACACAACCCATCCAATCAGCTGGGCATTTCACAGGGGGAAACATGGCGCACTGCCCATACTCTGCACAAGCCATCTCAGCATGATCAATATATGCATATACAAAAAGTGGGTGAACAGCAGAAAAAGGGGAACAAAAGACCAACATGTATTCCCAAAGATTAAGTAAGCAAATATTAATAGATTGAGTAATGCGCCATGACTACCAATGTTTTCAACTCCTTATCTCAGGAGGTTAGGAGACAGGCTTTTAGTATGAGTGGGACAACCTCTGACTGATAACTAGTCATGAACATTCATTACATGCAAATTATTGTCTATAGGGTTTAATGAGTTTAAAATGATACATGgtgtaattaaaatgaataaatgagatGGTAGTCGTGCtctaaataatttaaaaaaaaatctagttaAATTATTCTCTTGCCATATTGTTTTCAAGTTTCCTTTGAGGAAAATCTAAAACACATGTTTTAGTGATTTcacttctgttatttttttcccctcttgagTTCACCATTTAAAGTGTAAACGCTCTGTGCcaacaagacaaaataaagacGAAATATTCGCTTGCAGTTCAACTCCATAATGATAATAACAGTCCTGGTGTCTActcatttgtatttgttatgcactgtgtgtgtttttccatcaCAGGGGATTTTTTCATCATGCACATTGCTTGCGATTGTTTATACTAGACAGGCTGCACTACTTCAAGATTCTAAGTCAAAGATACATATCGCAAGTCATCATTCTTTTTGCTGAAGGAAGCAATGTTGCTGACATTGCCATGTTGCATTAGAGTCACACCAAGAAAACAAGGGTACATAATCTAGGACATGCTGTCTGGAATCATCCAAAACAACTTCAGATAATCGACTCTGAGCCACAGTATTCCTTCTTCTCAGACGGGCCAATGCTTTCATACCACAGAATCAAAAAAAATGCGAGTGGATCTCACATTTTTGTaccagacagaaacaaaaaaatgtgaacgTAGAAAAGTGCTTCCATTGGATAAACTGAGATGTTATATGAGCTTAAGACCACAATGAGAATCTgggatgtgttttaaataaaaaccaacCCTGACTCATAAGTCACATTTTAGTTAAAATAGATCTCATCACATATGCTATCTGATATGGTGAGAGACTTTAACTCTGCTGTGCAGCATGCTGCATGCTGTGCTCTATGCCACCTTGGCCTTATAACTCCTGTTGTGGTGCCCTTTGGCAAAAAAAGATTTGACTCTTGTCTGCTCTTGTAGAGCTAGCCAGCAGCCCCCTACCAAAAGATCAATGTTGGGGAATAAAGTGCTGTTCAGCTCACCAGTCTTGCAAATGGGACAGCACTGATCCGGCTCGTACTCTGGATCCACACACTCTGTCTGAGGACAGGCTGATACGGAGCACAACACCTCTCCGCTTGGCTCACAGCGACACTTCTCACATGGAGATACCTGGGAAACAGTAAAGAAGTTTTAACAGTCACAGGTTCACATATATATGAGCGACTCAGTCTTCTcctgtaattattttctttttctttgtctcaatGTCTGTTTCTATTTTCGTCACTGTCTTTGTATTGCATAGCCACATAGATGTATACACACAGAAATACTCCTGCCTTTCTGGCTTGTTTAAGAGAGAGTGAATTCAGTGTCACAAAACTAAATCTATAGCAATGTCCTTCATCTTAACTTCATTGCTAATGAATGCCTCATTTTATGGTGAGCAGAGTAGACAATTGCACTTCACAGTCCAATCAAAGGATATGGAGAAATCAATATGaatgggaaacaaaaaaaatgtcttcacatTTCTTTGTGGTGTGAGAACAGAAGCATTAGAAAAGACTTGGATACCAAAGCATTCCTGCATGTCCTGAATTATAACAcgcagaaataataataattgcagAGGCTCATAGTAAATAGCTTGAATAACATTAAGGTCCAATATTCATAGTGAAAGGCTTCTTTTTAGCATCCGTTTATATAAAGCCATATACCTTTAGTCTTAACGGGAGTGCAAAGGTTAATTTAACCAGTATTGCTGTAAATTGCAAAGGCTTTCGCCTCCGCATGGCACTCCACTGTGAAAAATGGAGCGAGGCAGCACTTAGTACAATGCCCCAGAACTTAGCAATCAAGCATAAAAAGTGCCTGTTGCTTAGTTTCAAAGCACCCCACTCCACTCCACACCACACAGCACAAAGGCTGACGTATGCCGCTTGTGGAAGTAGAGCTGTCTGTAGATTTCCCTCAGCAAAGACTTGACATAGAGCTGCCGGTAATACTCTGAGTTAAGGGAAGAAAATCCCACATTAGCCTTAACCTCCTGCTGAGACATTCACCAGCATAAAGGGAGGCATTAGGAGCTGATAAATGTTGCGTCCTTTGAAAAAAGTTACACCAGGATTTTGGTGCAATAGTGAGCCAAACCTTCAAagtgtcaaaagaaaaaaacataaaaaggcaTCTCTGTGTTCTTCCCTCATAAACACCTGCATGCAGCAGCTACTCTGCAGAGATATATAACATTACTACAACTGTAACTCTGTCGCGTGTATCAACAAACTGAATATGGAAACACTCTGCTGAAGCTGCACTGCTACATTCAGCCTCCAGTTATACTCATGCATTGTGTAAGAAAAAAGACAAGTGCTGACCTTTGCCATTATAAATCTGCCTGCCTGTTTGGCTGCATGCTGTGAGGCAGGGTAACTAGTTTCTATGTAGTGCTTGTGATAAGCTCCATTAAACAGCGAGGAGTGTTTCTTCAGCACTTCTTTGTCTGAGCATGTTAAAAGTGAGTGAATGCAGTTTATGGGTTCACCTTAAATTCTTCCAGAGAGGTGTAGATCTTGCCCCGAAACTCGCAGTAGTTCTTTTTCTCCTTGCACTGCGGGCAGCATTGGCTAGTGTCCACCTTAATGCAGCGAGGATGAACCTTGGGGCATTCTGGCTTGGAGCACATCGGGCCCTCGTCCGTGCAGAGGCAAGGGCATGTGGAAGGGCCTGGAGTAAACTGCTCACCGATGGCAAACACAAATCCGCTCTCATCCATGCATCCTTTCCCCCTGTAGTCTGGGTAGGCGTACTCATCGATGGCGTCCAGGGACAGGGGGACGTCACTGGTGGGCCCCTCATCTATTTGGTTCAGGCTGTCAGATTCACTCCATAGTTCCTGAGTCTTTGCGCCCTTAGATTTTCGCGTCTGGGAATTAAGGTTGGGCTTGGTGCGGCTGCCGATGGTCCTGTTGGTGCCCAAGCCATTCATTTCTTCCTGCAGCTGTTGAGAGCTGAATCCCAGAAGCTCCTCAGGGGCCTGCTCATCCTGATGTTGGTCCTCCCTGGCTTGGGTCAACACCCTTTCTAGACGTTCTCGTGTGGCTGGTAAGGTCGCCACAGGATTGCACTGAGCGCTGCTCATCAGGAATCCAAGAACAAAGAAAACTTCTGCTGTCATGGCAACGTAGTGCAGCATCTCTCCCCACCACCAGCGAGGTGGGAAAACACCTTGGCTCACATAACACAATTCACATCTCAGGTGTGAGCCTGTCCATCTGGAAAGAGAAAATTAAACTGGGGTTATGTGCTCTGTATGTTGTCACTTTTTATCCCAGATGTGGGGTTTATTTCATTCAGCGAGTAGAACAGTGAAAGAAATTTGGTCAACTTAAGAACCCTTTTCCATTCTACAGAGTCTGACGCAAACCTGTAAGATCAGTGCATTGGATCATGGAGACAGGGTGTTTTAAAAGAGCCGTGCAAGAAAATCGATACTGCGTCATACTGTAGCACCTCCCTGCATCAATCGGCCCCAGCAGTGACAGAGTAAGAAGAGAATGGGCAAAGTCCTGAATCTAACCCTCTTAAGCTCCTGCTCCTCTTATGGAACAAAGACCCGGGATCaatgtctgctttttttaacTGAATCACAGTCATCTGTTCAAGGGGGAAAATTGATTTGAAAATAGAACATAATTCCAGTCAGGAGAGATGAATTTACTATAGCTGACAAAAGTAGCAGTATAAATTTCAAAATGAAGCCAGATCTGCTCCTGCTTTTGCATAAAGCTGTATATCAAACTCTGCCCAAACAGAGCccaatgaaaatatttttagtttATAGTTTTTAGTTTATATAGTTTTTTGGCATGTAAAGAGTTAATACTAAACATCATAAATAGAGTGAACTCCCAGGATCAGCTGCCGACATCACAGAAACTGCACATTTTTGAAAAGCTGCAGTcaaggtgtttgtttttgtcatattCTTCTCTTGTTTTACTGCAGCATCTTGAAATTGAAATGCATACTATGATGTTTTCCTGCTTTCGATGGCCTACTTTGCCGCACCAAACTTTCAGCATCATGGCTGAGCTCCATTAAACAAGCTTCAGACATGGTGACATTCATGgcttattttgaaaaagagagaggttaCTCATTATTGACTCACTCAACAATGACCAGCTTTGTCCCGTCTGAGTGTTTTCAAGAACAGTTCACCATATTGATAGATTTGTCAACCTCAATAAACACGGTCATGACAGAACAACAAGGAGCTTTTAACATTAAAGAGACACTAAGTGTCAAATaatcaaaaagtctgttttggTGTATAGCCTACAAAAGAAGGGAGAGCATCGGACAACCAGTAACATTTATTATATCTGACTTAATGAAGCCAAAGTCTCTCCATGTGTTTTAAGTCATGCATCTTGATATTCATGTATTCTGATCCATTCTTTGGTGGAAGCCTAAAATTGACTGCTTGCACGACTGGTATTTGAGCTGCGTTTTAGCTGAATTGCTATGTTTGAGGCAGAACccttggagctgctgtggaaCAGAGAGGAGGCGGAACGAGGTGCATACCGATAAcgctgctgcagctgaaagagagggagagagagagatgagccCAAGCCTCATTAGTAAAAGGACCTCATTTGGTTCTTCTCAGCTTCACCTCTCCACCTTAACAGCTGTTACTGACTGTCACACAGTTAATGCtgggactgctgctgctgctgccttgcTGTACTCTCCGTCAGAGCTGAGCACTGGGTGGCCCTCAGGCTGCTTTTCAAATGGAAAGCCACAGCATCCAAACATTAAAAGGACAGGCTGCTCATAGACCTATATTTCTCTCATTGTTGACAACTCTcacaaaaacaagcaacaaTTTAATTCAACCAAGAAGTAGTTTAAAAGTGTAACCAATGGTACCTTTGGCTTATTGTGCTCTACTGTTGTTCAGAAAATTATTGAAAACACATAAATGTGCCACACTGTTGTACTGGCTGTTCGGTCCTTCACTACAGTGAGCATGAACGGTTTATCCGGGCCAATTCCATAGTGTGTGTTCTTCCTCTTGCTCCAGGCCGTATAACAGAGGCTCAAAAAACTTCCTCTCTTAGTACACAAAGGCACATAATGCTtgtgtacatttatttgtttagttAAGCCACTGTCTGCAGTCCTAAGCCCTGGTATAGCAGCCATATCAAAACATCTACTGTGTGAACGTGTCAGTGCTTTGACTAATTGAAATACTACCTCACAGGAGGAAAAGCAGCTACCTCAGCATGCATACTACAATAACACAATCAGCACACAAGCTATATTACCCATAGCTATGTGaaacttcatttgtttgtttgatcttTGAGGGACAACAGATGTGAGACTGCTGCACTGACCACAGgaagcacatactgtacatagaCTCGAGCCTTCCCTTAGTCCTTCACCAAACACAATACACCTCAGGATTAAGGCAGTGCTAACTAGACATAGGCTTAGCTCTGTTTATTCAATAACGCACTTTTCTATCTCTGTTTAGGTCAATGTTCAGTTGAGCAACATCTGTGTATTAAtccatttcttctgatgttatttttgtacatttccGTAACAGTTCTAATCGAATGTAGAGCAGTCCTGTAGGTAGAAATGATTTCATCTGTGATTGTCTTCAGCAGGAATGAATGGACTCAGGATAAAATGCCAATCAAAAAGTACAGAGACACagtcattattatttttggtcTCTTATTGACATTTTGTTAAGACTGAGACAAGAAACAATTATAGCATCCgtttccttaaatgtttttgttgtttaaccAGTAAAAACTAAATGTTTCTGACCTTCTCTCTGACTAcaaattgattttgttttttgcttcatTCATTAAATCCTAATGccatttttaaatacaacagGTCTATTTTTTATACACTTATCATTAATTCTCAGCCACACAGTAAAATACAGGTCAAATGTCATTTGACTATAAAGGGTAGATTGAAACACTAATATGTCATATTTACGTAATCCActgtttaaaactcttattTTTTCTCTGCACCCCTCTAGTTCAAGTGATGGAAAAAGTTCTTACATTTATATTGTTGCATATAAGCCATTAAGTGAAAGGTCATTGATTTATCTGTACCCTACAGCCATGCAGAGAACactgttaacttttttttgtatttttgctgtttgtttgttttgcttcacTGCTCTAGCTTCAATACTTGCAAAGATATATTCTAGCtggaaagaagaagacaacaacaactacaaactGTCAAAAACCTTAAACAATACATTgagtttctctccatctctgcagCAAAGTAAAGAAGCTTGTTTTATGCACTATTTTACGGGCAAACTCTACGTATGATTGAGTGTTATGGTCACATTATTTGTGATAACTTCAAACCGCTGTTCTCTTAAGTCCATTAAAGGATCATAACCAGCCGTCAAATCCTTTTTTAACTCTGCTCCAGTCCGAGTGATGCCGCACTCACACTAATCAACTCTCCACACATGTAAACAGCAGTTTACCAGGAGTTATATAAACCAACATCACTGAGTTCATTTCCACTACTGACACCTTTGAATGCCCACTtcagagcaaaaacaaaatcagctcTATTAGTGGAAAAACAACTCTCCAATTTAAACTACAATTTGAtcttaagaaaacaaacacttatTAATGCTGAAAATGAGCTGCTTTTGCTTGAAGACTGTTCTTTAACTGCACAGAACTAAGTGGTCATGTGGTTTGCTTGTTCGACATCTGCTGCCAGGACTCTGTGTGGCTCCAAGAACTGAATAACAAAGTGAAATTAGTGTAAAACTGCATCTACGTCCAGACggaatgttttaattaaaatagaaatatgtaTGAGAATGATAACAAAAAAGAGTTCTCTTAAACTTACCAGTACTTTGAAATGCAACAACATGCTGTTAATTTATCAATTTAATTGGCAGGAAAAACCAAAAGCCTCCCAGGCCTGAACATGCATGAAATTACCATCAACCAAGACCACCACCTTGCTGGGCTGTTAGACCTGTTAGTGGTCtaatgttgtttctttaattgtttttcaaTTAATAAGTTACATACTGATCAGAAGCTGTGTCAAGTTAAATAGATTTATGTTAAAACTAGCAAACAAACTATCCTCTGCTGGAGTAAAATAGGTCTTAGATATACAGAGCATATTACTAAAGTGTAATGATTGTGTGAAGACTTTAAATGAACTgattttctcttccttctcctctgagCCAGTCAGCTGCAGTCAGTCAGCACTCAAACCAGGGATGTGGAAGCTGTCAGCTCAAACCTGAAGTCACTGACAGATAATGACACCTTGTTTTTAGTTTGGGGTCTCAGAGACTCCTGCTGTTCAACATGGTAAAATACAAGAGGTTTTCTTTTGGGGCTCCATCTATAACTTTATTTGACAGGTTTCTTTTCTAAATAAGAAATCCACCATTCTTTTTGTATAAATTCTTATTTTTGAACTGACGTGACCCTCGAACCAAATGAATATCACCATGTAGAAATACAGTTAAAGCTCCTCATGATAAACTTTAATTTTGAGTCTATTTGGATGCCACCTGTGCTTAAAGCAGCACGTCTTGTGCACGTATAGGACAAAATCAACACATTACTAGTGTTTTGCTGGCAAATAAAAAATCTCATTGAACTCTCTTTTAACAGTCAGATGTATCACTCATTGGGAATTTTTGCTGTGgaaaaatgtctgtttctgGTCTCCTTTGCTTCTGTTGGTCATATATTAATATCAGTCTGGTTCAGACCCAGTTCAAAAGTCCTACCTGTAGCTTTAAGTTCTTTGTATGGTAAACAGAATCATACATCTGATCATGCACAGGTTATTCTTTAATCCTCACTCACATTAAGTGGATGAGCCCAGTTTCTAGGAAAGGGTGGAGCTACCACTCTACTGCTCTCCTGCATATTGGATTATGataacatcacaaaaaaaaatgtaaaaaagctaTTTATACTGAAGccaatgtaacacacacacacacacacacacacacacacacacacacacacacacacacacacacacacacacacacacacatacacacgcaatTGCACAAGTTAATGCTGCAAATGTTAGACCTTTGCCAGGCAATGATATCATTTTAGATATAATGAAGGGCACTCTTCCTGTCTGTGGCCACATAGGTACTTGTCAGTCTAAGTCTTACTGGCAAACTATATTTCTATGAGAAAAGTGAaataatttgagtttttttgtcttttcataatTAAGGTCAAATTCACTGACTGAcccacaaaagaaaaagacctGTCCTTTATGCTAATCAGCACATTGTCCCTTGAaatgctgcagcagaaagaaatacaattaCCTGTCATAAATGGCTAAATTAACCACAACATTTTGTTATGTATAAACATAgcaatttaaatgttgttgtgcCCTCTGCTATTACTTTTGCGGACTGgtcatgttttctctttccCCTGACATTTAAACGTTACAGTGGCTTCCTGCACTATAGAGAATTAGCCTCAGTGTTTGCCAGTAGGAGCGGGTTCAGTCATTAGCATCAATGTAGATATAAATCCTTCTGTCAAAGGCCaaagttctgtttacatctcaGGCTATTGAACATAGCCGGTTTGACCACTGAGGTGCAGACACAATGATTAATCAAGCAGGAATTCAACCTGGCTGTTAGTTCACGGTTCAATGATGCTCACCATCACATTGATTTATGACTCATGAATTATTGTCGTTTTCATTACCCAGCAGAGCGAATACGGCCCATAAGGCTTGACACAACAACCTGAGCTCTGAGTGAAATTTCTGCTCTGGCTCCACTAATAAGATACTGTTATTCATATAGATTGAATTGGAGGAGATTCAATAACACAAAGTGCAGCAGTTAAGTTGTGCTGTGGTTGACCTGCCTCTTGCTTTGTTCTCTCATGTCAGTCAGGAAGGATTCTTCCAACAGTTTGATAGCTGCTATCCCCAAACAATAATGCAATAGCAGTGCTCTCATCTCCAGGAATGATTCCACACAAGAGCTGAGatttctgtctgattgttcTGTGTTATCAGCATTTGTTCTGAAGAGAAGTATGTAAAGGAATATCTGCAAATTTGATCTGACTGCTCTAAACTACATGGTGGCAGAAAATGATAGCaacaaagaaagagacacaacatcatgcttttttaaatttctgtttaaggctactGTTGTACTCGGTCTCGGAGAATAAAAAACTCCTGCGATGCCCGTCCGTAGAATCCCCCCGGATGTCATTCAAAGGAAAAACATCTCCTTGGGGCAGGAATTAACGCAGACAGACAATATGCCTTCACTGCTGTGTGCACGTAATTTAtttcttaatttatttatttctcctaCTTACACAATTCTAACATCCCAACATGCCATTGATAGCACATATGGGGATGCAACAATTTACTTTGAGGTCTACTTCAATTTATGACAAAGCAGATCATGGGGGACGAGACGTGAGATGTTCAGACAGCGGTGGCTAGTGGGCTTGGATCTGACAGGGTTGAGAAAGTATTGAATTAATGATGCCACatttaaaaactcatttttaaaCGGATAAACAGTGTGAAATGATGAAATCCAATTAGAGCAATAAGGGACACTAAGTAAGGATCCAAGTGTATTAAGCCATCTGCCAGTGAGTAAAGACCGCTGCAGGGCTGCCTAATTGAATTTTATCCTCTGACTGTAAATCTTGTGAGTGACCCAAATCAGAGGCAAGTTTGCCTAAACATGCAATGCAAAACCAACGGCCCTTGCAAAACTGTCATATAATCTTAATATTATGTGCGGTGGAACAAGGTGAGAATTTGCTCAAAGCCTGTTAGGAAGGCTGTAAGAGGAAATGCACTAAGAAGGAGGGCACAAAGCAGCTGGACTCTGTTCATGTTTCTCAAAAAAGACTTGAAAGACCTTGATGACAGCAAGCACCCATATGTGTCTCGACCAGAGGTGTGttatcattcatttaaaaatgttaagaaaTCCAAATTTGGTGAACTGaaaatttgtaaaataaattagcCTACTGAAAACAACTATGCAGCAAACACCTACTCAACAGGACACTGAGTTTAATAAATGAATAGTACAGTGCAGTATGTTTGGCTGCCTACTCGAGCCTGTGTAGGATGTTGCATTCTGGAGAGTGTAAACAGTCTGAGTCTTTGTGCAGCCACTGAATCCCTATGCTTCTGAGAACAGCCTCGGTCCTCTTTGCATCCAAATACCAACACAGCTGCCTCAGCTGATACCTGTGTGGCGTCTACAGGTGCAACAGTCACTACACTCTTAATTAGTTACTCCTTTCTAGTAGGCTGCTTTTGTCA
This window harbors:
- the vwc2 gene encoding brorin translates to MLHYVAMTAEVFFVLGFLMSSAQCNPVATLPATRERLERVLTQAREDQHQDEQAPEELLGFSSQQLQEEMNGLGTNRTIGSRTKPNLNSQTRKSKGAKTQELWSESDSLNQIDEGPTSDVPLSLDAIDEYAYPDYRGKGCMDESGFVFAIGEQFTPGPSTCPCLCTDEGPMCSKPECPKVHPRCIKVDTSQCCPQCKEKKNYCEFRGKIYTSLEEFKVSPCEKCRCEPSGEVLCSVSACPQTECVDPEYEPDQCCPICKTGPNCYADTAVIPAGREVKIDECTICYCTYEEGTWQIERQATCSKNECQRS